From Brachionichthys hirsutus isolate HB-005 chromosome 16, CSIRO-AGI_Bhir_v1, whole genome shotgun sequence, a single genomic window includes:
- the LOC137905584 gene encoding cytochrome P450 2K1-like, with amino-acid sequence LQMYNIFPWLGPFIKKRRDLVKGAEIKKEESERIIADLKETLIPGKTRCYVDEFLIHRSKLEESEIRHSQYNDVSLVHCVRNLFQTGTITAENKIKWSLLLMAKYPRIQDQVQEELRRVVGRRQVQVWDRKYMPYTDAVLHEIHRFANIIPMAVPHRTSRDVTFQGYFIKKGTTVFPLLTSVLFDESEWENPHTFNPSRFLDKDGKLIRKDAFLPFSAGLSLQTLQHERPEPV; translated from the exons TTACAGATGTACAACATATTTCCTTGGCTGGGCCCTTTTATTAAAAAGCGGAGGGATTTGGTGAAGGGTGCTGAGATAAAGAAAGAGGAATCAGAACGTATCatagcagatctgaaggagacTCTGATCCCTGGGAAAACCAGATGTTATGTTGACGAGTTCCTGATTCATCGGTCTAAACTGGAG GAATCTGAAATCAGGCATTCACAATATAATGATGTAAGCCTGGTCCACTGTGTGAGGAATCTGTTTCAGACTGGAACTAtcactgcagaaaataaaattaagtgGAGTCTACTTTTGATGGCAAAATATCCTCGTATACAAG ACcaggtgcaggaggagctgagaaGGGTGGTAGGGAGGCGTCAGGTACAAGTGTGGGACAGGAAATACATGCCCTACACTGACGCTGTTCTCCATGAGATTCATCGATTTGCCAACATTATCCCCATGGCTgttcctcacagaaccagccgaGACGTCACCTTCCAGGGATACTTCATCAAAAAG GGGACTACTGTATTTCCACTACTTACATCTGTCCTGTTTGATGAGAGTGAATGGGAGAACCCACACACCTTCAACCCTTCACGCTTCCTAGATAAGGATGGTAAACTCATCAGAAAAGATGCCTTCTTGCCCTTTTCTGCAGGTCTCTCTCTCCAAACTCTTCAGCATGAGAGACCAGAGCCTGTTTGA
- the LOC137905394 gene encoding cytochrome P450 2K1-like, with product MIMFEDLFQSTTSVSLLVVLVLLVLQFFYSSFSSKQQREPPGPKPFPLLGNLFQLDLKRLDICLLNLSKTYGSVFTVYLGPKKVVVLAGYKTVKQALVSHAEEFGERDITPLFHDINKGNGIVFTNGNRWKEMRRFALSTLRDFGMGKSLTEERIIEECHHLIKSFEQNEGKAFNNSQTLTYAASNIISGIMFGRRFEYTDPVFQAMVERDRETIHLMGSASAQIYNMLPSLGPFIKNWRDINKNSKENKEELKCIIADLKESLNPEMCRCFIDAFLMHKLKLEESEIKDSQYHDENLVYSVMNLFSAGTDTTANALQWSLLYMAKYPHVQDQVQEELIRVIGSRQVRVEDRKYLPYTDAVIHEAQRFANIVPVVASHRTSQDVTFQGYFIKKGTSVFVLLSSVLFDESEWESPHTFNPSHFLDKEGRFIRRDAFLPFSAGRRVCLGEGLARMELFLFFTSLLQRFHFTAPPGVAEDELDLTPVAGLTFSPPPHELCAVSRH from the exons ATGATCATGTTTGAAGATCTTTTCCAGTCCACCACCTCAGTCTCTCTGCTGgtggttctggtgctgctggtCCTGCAGTTTTTTTACTCCAGCTTCAGCTCCAAGCAACAAAGAGAGCCTCCAGGACCCAAACCGTTCCCCCTGCTGGGAAACTTGTTTCAGTTGGATCTCAAAAGACTCGACATCTGTCTTCTTAAT CTGTCCAAAACATATGGATCAGTGTTCACCGTCTACTTGGGTCCAAAGAAGGTGGTGGTTCTCGCAGGATACAAGACAGTCAAACAGGCTCTGGTCTCTCATGCTGAAGAGtttggagagagagacatcacTCCTTTGTTCCATGACATCAATAAAGGAAATG GCATAGTGTTTACCAACGGCAACAGGTGGAAAGAAATGAGACGCTTTGCTTTGTCTACACTGAGGGATTTTGGGATGGGAAAAAGCCTTACCGAGGAGCGAATCATTGAGGAATGTCACCACCTGATTAAGAGCTTTGAACAAAACGAAG gtAAAGCCTTCAACAACAGCCAGACTCTGACTTATGCTGCTTCAAATATTATATCAGGAATTATGTTTGGAAGAAGATTTGAATACACAGATCCAGTCTTCCAAGCTATGGTTGAACGGGACCGTGAGACCATCCACCTGATGGGCTCTGCTTCCGCTCAG ATATACAACATGCTTCCATCGCTGGGTCCCTTTATTAAGAACTGGAgggatataaataaaaatagtaaggaaaacaaagaagaattaaaatgcatcatagcagatctgaaggagagTCTGAACCCTGagatgtgcagatgtttcattGACGCATTCTTGATGCATAAATTAAAACTGGAG GAGTCTGAAATCAAGGATTCACAATATCATGATGAGAACCTGGTCTATAGTGTGATGAATCTGTTTTCTGCTGGAACTGACACCACAGCAAACGCACTTCAGTGGAGTCTGCTTTACATGGCAAAATACCCTCATGTACAAG ACCAGGTCCAGGAGGAGCTGATCAGGGTGATTGGAAGCCGTCAGGTCCGAGTGGAGGACAGGAAATACCTGCCTTACACTGACGCTGTAATCCACGAGGCACAGAGATTCGCCAACATTGTTCCTGTCGTTGCTTCTCACAGAACGAGCCAGGACGTCACCTTCCAGGGATACTTTATCAAAAAG GGGACGTCTGTTTTTGTTCTACTTTCATCTGTCCTGTTCGATGAGAGTGAATGGGAGAGCCCACACACCTTCAACCCTTCACACTTCCTGGATAAGGAGGGTAGATTTATCAGAAGAGATGCCTTCTTGCCCTTTTCTGCAG GACGTAGGGTCTGTCTTGGAGAGGGTCTGGCCAGAATGgaactcttcctcttcttcacctccctccTTCAGCGATTTCATTTCACTGCTCCACCTGGAGTTGCAGAGGATGAACTGGATCTCACACCAGTTGCAGGTTTAAcattctcccctcctcctcatgaGCTGTGTGCTGTCAGTCGCCACTGA
- the LOC137905396 gene encoding cytochrome P450 2K1-like, with translation MIMFEDLFQSTTSVSLLVVLVLLVLQFFYSSFSSKQQREPPGPKPFPLLGNLFQLDLKRLDICLLNLSKTHGSVFTIYLGPKKVVVLAGYKTVKQALVSHAEEFGERDITPLFHDINKGNGILFTNGDRWKEMRRFALSTLRDFGMGKSLTEERIIEECHHLIKSFEQNEGKAFNNSQTLTYAASNIISGIMFGRRFEYTDPVFQAMVERDRELIHLMGSASAQIYNMLPWLGPFIKNWKTMMKNIKENNEELKCIIADLKESLNPEMCRCFIDAFLMHKLKLEESEIKDSQYHEENLVNSVMNLFAAGTDTTANTLQWSLLYMAKYPHVQDQVQEELIRVIGSRQVRVEDRKYLPYTDAAIHEAQRFANIVPVISSHRMSQDVIFQGYFIKKGTSVFVLLSSVLYDESEWESPHTFNPSHFLDKEGRFIRRDAFLPFSAGRRVCLGESLARMELFLFFTSLLQRFRFTAPPGVTEDELDLTPVPGLIFSPPPHELCAVSRH, from the exons ATGATCATGTTTGAAGATCTTTTCCAGTCCACCACCTCAGTCTCTCTGCTGgtggttctggtgctgctggtCCTGCAGTTTTTTTACTCCAGCTTTAGCTCCAAGCAACAAAGAGAGCCTCCAGGACCCAAACCGTTCCCCCTGCTGGGAAACTTGTTTCAGTTGGATCTCAAAAGACTCGACATCTGTCTTCTTAAT CTGTCCAAAACACATGGATCAGTGTTCACCATCTACTTGGGTCCAAAGAAGGTGGTGGTTCTCGCAGGATACAAGACAGTCAAACAGGCTCTGGTCTCTCATGCTGAAGAGtttggagagagagacatcacTCCTTTGTTCCATGACATCAATAAAGGAAATG GCATATTGTTTACCAACGGCGACAGGTGGAAAGAAATGAGACGCTTTGCTTTGTCTACACTGAGGGATTTTGGGATGGGAAAAAGCCTTACCGAGGAGCGAATCATTGAGGAATGTCACCACCTGATTAAGAGCTTTGAACAAAACGAAG GTAAAGCCTTCAACAACAGCCAGACTCTGACTTATGCTGCTTCAAATATTATATCAGGAATTATGTTTGGAAGAAGATTTGAATACACAGATCCAGTCTTCCAAGCTATGGTTGAACGGGACCGTGAGCTCATCCACCTGATGGGCTCTGCTTCCGCTCAG ATATACAACATGCTTCCATGGCTGGGTCCTTTTATTAAGAACTGGAAGACCATGATGAAAAATATTAAGGAAAACAATgaagaattaaaatgcatcatagcagatctgaaggagagTCTGAACCCTGagatgtgcagatgtttcattGATGCATTCTTGATGCATAAATTAAAACTGGAG GAGTCTGAAATCAAGGACTCACAATATCATGAGGAGAACCTGGTCAATAGTGTGATGAATCTGTTTGCAGCTGGAACtgacaccacagcaaacacactTCAGTGGAGTCTGCTTTACATGGCAAAATACCCTCATGTACAAG ACCAGGTCCAGGAGGAGCTGATCAGGGTGATTGGAAGCCGTCAGGTCCGAGTGGAGGACAGGAAATACCTGCCTTACACTGACGCTGCAATCCACGAGGCACAGAGATTCGCCAACATTGTTCCTGTAATTTCTTCTCACAGAATGAGCCAGGACGTCATCTTCCAGGGATACTTTATCAAAAAG GGGACATCTGTTTTTGTTCTACTTTCATCTGTCCTGTACGATGAGAGTGAATGGGAGAGCCCACACACCTTCAACCCTTCACACTTCCTGGATAAGGAGGGTAGATTTATCAGAAGAGATGCCTTCTTGCCCTTTTCTGCAG GACGTAGGGTCTGTCTTGGAGAGAGTCTGGCCAGAATGgaactcttcctcttcttcacctccctccTTCAGCGATTTCGTTTCACTGCTCCACCTGGAGTTACAGAGGATGAACTGGATCTCACACCAGTTCCAGGTTTAAtattctcccctcctcctcatgaGCTGTGTGCTGTCAGTCGCCACTGA